In Eupeodes corollae chromosome 3, idEupCoro1.1, whole genome shotgun sequence, a single genomic region encodes these proteins:
- the LOC129949600 gene encoding probable serine/threonine-protein kinase yakA isoform X5 gives MQTKKHSPNHIKRPMNSFMVYSQIMRREICEKTPELHNAEISKKLGREWKKLSTEERKPYIDEAELLRQLHIKEYPDYKYRPQKKQGKSSKTATPANGETNSSINSTSNSSSSNGQQQFNNNNQQQTSPSVSSSMSSASPSPSTPSKTGSANTSASSTASGRKTKHTATKRTRTTTTSSSGSTTSKRQKNDSNNNTNHHHHHHSSSNNHQQYVLNHSESSTEMDITALTIKHEIDQRPLESLTPNSPEGAKLTPNLFLDDFFPGYYDNDPQNDTILMINDLIPQNTVFVGPDPVVQGCNDNDDKGTIFNDANLHPASIQTKLPTFSLYNNLHQQSAQQLNNQHQQQSNNHHLQQNTNHQLQSQQQQQQQQQQQQLHQTTTPSNHNHHQQSLQQSQQQQQQNHQQQSNNNNDTTIIIQDGGTPTVTMNVNVAKFDDYYTTNPSASVTDDSDCSIVTSDAFSPGAVYCSPSSAGDRSSNGSSANETNNLLGNEYLNIYGMPIIDGTLFNCLDDFPTQLNSHLEFNCDQKYSI, from the coding sequence acAAAAAAACACAGCCCCAATCACATCAAACGTCCAATGAACTCGTTCATGGTTTACAGCCAGATTATGCGTCGGGAGATTTGCGAAAAGACCCCAGAGCTGCATAATGCAGAGATCTCCAAGAAACTCGGTCGTGAATGGAAGAAACTATCCACCGAAGAGAGGAAACCATATATTGATGAAGCGGAACTATTGCGTCAGTTACACATCAAAGAATATCCCGATTATAAATACCGTCCACAAAAGAAACAAGGCAAATCCTCGAAAACAGCAACACCGGCAAACGGGGAAACAAACTCGTCCATTAACTCAACAAGCAACTCATCGTCGTCCAATGGTCAGCAACAATTCAACAATAATAATCAACAACAAACCTCACCGTCTGTGTCATCCTCAATGTCGTCggcatcgccatcgccatcgacACCGAGCAAGACCGGATCAGCGAACACATCAGCATCGTCCACTGCCAGCGGTCGCAAGACCAAACACACTGCCACCAAGCGGACACGAACCACAACTACTAGCAGTAGTGGCAGCACTACCAGCAAAAGGCAGAAAAACGACTCCAACAACAATacaaaccatcatcatcaccatcacagcagcagcaacaatcATCAGCAATATGTTCTCAATCACAGCGAAAGCAGCACCGAAATGGACATCACTGCTCTGACAATCAAACACGAGATCGATCAGAGACCCCTTGAGTCACTGACCCCAAATTCGCCCGAAGGTGCCAAACTAACGCCGAATCTGTTTCTCGATGACTTCTTCCCCGGGTACTATGACAACGATCCGCAAAACGACACAATACTGATGATCAACGATCTTATACCACAGAATACGGTCTTTGTTGGGCCAGATCCGGTGGTGCAGGGATGCAATGACAACGACGACAAGGGTACCATCTTCAATGACGCTAACCTTCATCCTGCCAGTATTCAAACCAAATTGCCCACATTCAGTTTGTACAATAATTTGCATCAACAATCTGCCCAGCAACTAAAcaatcaacatcaacaacaatcCAACAATCATCACCTGCAACAGAACACCAATCACCAGCTCCAAtcgcaacaacaacagcaacaacaacaacagcaacaacagctcCACCAGACGACGACCCCAAGCAACCACAATCATCACCAACAATCCCTTCAACAatcacagcaacaacaacagcaaaaccATCAGCAGcaatccaacaacaacaacgatacAACGATAATCATCCAAGATGGCGGCACACCAACTGTCACCATGAACGTCAATGTTGCCAAATTCGACGACTACTATACGACAAATCCAAGTGCCAGTGTGACAGATGACAGCGATTGCAGCATAGTTACCAGTGACGCGTTCTCACCCGGTGCTGTCTACTGCAGCCCGAGCAGTGCTGGCGATCGCAGCTCAAACGGCAGCAGCGCCAACGAAACCAACAACCTCCTAGGAAACGAGTATCTCAACATTTACGGCATGCCCATCATAGACGGTACGTTGTTCAATTGTCTAGACGACTTTCCGACACAACTGAATTCTCACCTCGAATTCAATTGTGACCAAAAGTATAgcatttga
- the LOC129949600 gene encoding probable serine/threonine-protein kinase yakA isoform X4, whose product MSTLSYLGKMGDLRTKVVTKKHSPNHIKRPMNSFMVYSQIMRREICEKTPELHNAEISKKLGREWKKLSTEERKPYIDEAELLRQLHIKEYPDYKYRPQKKQGKSSKTATPANGETNSSINSTSNSSSSNGQQQFNNNNQQQTSPSVSSSMSSASPSPSTPSKTGSANTSASSTASGRKTKHTATKRTRTTTTSSSGSTTSKRQKNDSNNNTNHHHHHHSSSNNHQQYVLNHSESSTEMDITALTIKHEIDQRPLESLTPNSPEGAKLTPNLFLDDFFPGYYDNDPQNDTILMINDLIPQNTVFVGPDPVVQGCNDNDDKGTIFNDANLHPASIQTKLPTFSLYNNLHQQSAQQLNNQHQQQSNNHHLQQNTNHQLQSQQQQQQQQQQQQLHQTTTPSNHNHHQQSLQQSQQQQQQNHQQQSNNNNDTTIIIQDGGTPTVTMNVNVAKFDDYYTTNPSASVTDDSDCSIVTSDAFSPGAVYCSPSSAGDRSSNGSSANETNNLLGNEYLNIYGMPIIDGTLFNCLDDFPTQLNSHLEFNCDQKYSI is encoded by the coding sequence acAAAAAAACACAGCCCCAATCACATCAAACGTCCAATGAACTCGTTCATGGTTTACAGCCAGATTATGCGTCGGGAGATTTGCGAAAAGACCCCAGAGCTGCATAATGCAGAGATCTCCAAGAAACTCGGTCGTGAATGGAAGAAACTATCCACCGAAGAGAGGAAACCATATATTGATGAAGCGGAACTATTGCGTCAGTTACACATCAAAGAATATCCCGATTATAAATACCGTCCACAAAAGAAACAAGGCAAATCCTCGAAAACAGCAACACCGGCAAACGGGGAAACAAACTCGTCCATTAACTCAACAAGCAACTCATCGTCGTCCAATGGTCAGCAACAATTCAACAATAATAATCAACAACAAACCTCACCGTCTGTGTCATCCTCAATGTCGTCggcatcgccatcgccatcgacACCGAGCAAGACCGGATCAGCGAACACATCAGCATCGTCCACTGCCAGCGGTCGCAAGACCAAACACACTGCCACCAAGCGGACACGAACCACAACTACTAGCAGTAGTGGCAGCACTACCAGCAAAAGGCAGAAAAACGACTCCAACAACAATacaaaccatcatcatcaccatcacagcagcagcaacaatcATCAGCAATATGTTCTCAATCACAGCGAAAGCAGCACCGAAATGGACATCACTGCTCTGACAATCAAACACGAGATCGATCAGAGACCCCTTGAGTCACTGACCCCAAATTCGCCCGAAGGTGCCAAACTAACGCCGAATCTGTTTCTCGATGACTTCTTCCCCGGGTACTATGACAACGATCCGCAAAACGACACAATACTGATGATCAACGATCTTATACCACAGAATACGGTCTTTGTTGGGCCAGATCCGGTGGTGCAGGGATGCAATGACAACGACGACAAGGGTACCATCTTCAATGACGCTAACCTTCATCCTGCCAGTATTCAAACCAAATTGCCCACATTCAGTTTGTACAATAATTTGCATCAACAATCTGCCCAGCAACTAAAcaatcaacatcaacaacaatcCAACAATCATCACCTGCAACAGAACACCAATCACCAGCTCCAAtcgcaacaacaacagcaacaacaacaacagcaacaacagctcCACCAGACGACGACCCCAAGCAACCACAATCATCACCAACAATCCCTTCAACAatcacagcaacaacaacagcaaaaccATCAGCAGcaatccaacaacaacaacgatacAACGATAATCATCCAAGATGGCGGCACACCAACTGTCACCATGAACGTCAATGTTGCCAAATTCGACGACTACTATACGACAAATCCAAGTGCCAGTGTGACAGATGACAGCGATTGCAGCATAGTTACCAGTGACGCGTTCTCACCCGGTGCTGTCTACTGCAGCCCGAGCAGTGCTGGCGATCGCAGCTCAAACGGCAGCAGCGCCAACGAAACCAACAACCTCCTAGGAAACGAGTATCTCAACATTTACGGCATGCCCATCATAGACGGTACGTTGTTCAATTGTCTAGACGACTTTCCGACACAACTGAATTCTCACCTCGAATTCAATTGTGACCAAAAGTATAgcatttga
- the LOC129949600 gene encoding probable serine/threonine-protein kinase yakA isoform X3: MYKINFNKRMRKICVDAKRVNNLQVTMSTLSYLGKMGDLRTKVVTKKHSPNHIKRPMNSFMVYSQIMRREICEKTPELHNAEISKKLGREWKKLSTEERKPYIDEAELLRQLHIKEYPDYKYRPQKKQGKSSKTATPANGETNSSINSTSNSSSSNGQQQFNNNNQQQTSPSVSSSMSSASPSPSTPSKTGSANTSASSTASGRKTKHTATKRTRTTTTSSSGSTTSKRQKNDSNNNTNHHHHHHSSSNNHQQYVLNHSESSTEMDITALTIKHEIDQRPLESLTPNSPEGAKLTPNLFLDDFFPGYYDNDPQNDTILMINDLIPQNTVFVGPDPVVQGCNDNDDKGTIFNDANLHPASIQTKLPTFSLYNNLHQQSAQQLNNQHQQQSNNHHLQQNTNHQLQSQQQQQQQQQQQQLHQTTTPSNHNHHQQSLQQSQQQQQQNHQQQSNNNNDTTIIIQDGGTPTVTMNVNVAKFDDYYTTNPSASVTDDSDCSIVTSDAFSPGAVYCSPSSAGDRSSNGSSANETNNLLGNEYLNIYGMPIIDGTLFNCLDDFPTQLNSHLEFNCDQKYSI; encoded by the coding sequence acAAAAAAACACAGCCCCAATCACATCAAACGTCCAATGAACTCGTTCATGGTTTACAGCCAGATTATGCGTCGGGAGATTTGCGAAAAGACCCCAGAGCTGCATAATGCAGAGATCTCCAAGAAACTCGGTCGTGAATGGAAGAAACTATCCACCGAAGAGAGGAAACCATATATTGATGAAGCGGAACTATTGCGTCAGTTACACATCAAAGAATATCCCGATTATAAATACCGTCCACAAAAGAAACAAGGCAAATCCTCGAAAACAGCAACACCGGCAAACGGGGAAACAAACTCGTCCATTAACTCAACAAGCAACTCATCGTCGTCCAATGGTCAGCAACAATTCAACAATAATAATCAACAACAAACCTCACCGTCTGTGTCATCCTCAATGTCGTCggcatcgccatcgccatcgacACCGAGCAAGACCGGATCAGCGAACACATCAGCATCGTCCACTGCCAGCGGTCGCAAGACCAAACACACTGCCACCAAGCGGACACGAACCACAACTACTAGCAGTAGTGGCAGCACTACCAGCAAAAGGCAGAAAAACGACTCCAACAACAATacaaaccatcatcatcaccatcacagcagcagcaacaatcATCAGCAATATGTTCTCAATCACAGCGAAAGCAGCACCGAAATGGACATCACTGCTCTGACAATCAAACACGAGATCGATCAGAGACCCCTTGAGTCACTGACCCCAAATTCGCCCGAAGGTGCCAAACTAACGCCGAATCTGTTTCTCGATGACTTCTTCCCCGGGTACTATGACAACGATCCGCAAAACGACACAATACTGATGATCAACGATCTTATACCACAGAATACGGTCTTTGTTGGGCCAGATCCGGTGGTGCAGGGATGCAATGACAACGACGACAAGGGTACCATCTTCAATGACGCTAACCTTCATCCTGCCAGTATTCAAACCAAATTGCCCACATTCAGTTTGTACAATAATTTGCATCAACAATCTGCCCAGCAACTAAAcaatcaacatcaacaacaatcCAACAATCATCACCTGCAACAGAACACCAATCACCAGCTCCAAtcgcaacaacaacagcaacaacaacaacagcaacaacagctcCACCAGACGACGACCCCAAGCAACCACAATCATCACCAACAATCCCTTCAACAatcacagcaacaacaacagcaaaaccATCAGCAGcaatccaacaacaacaacgatacAACGATAATCATCCAAGATGGCGGCACACCAACTGTCACCATGAACGTCAATGTTGCCAAATTCGACGACTACTATACGACAAATCCAAGTGCCAGTGTGACAGATGACAGCGATTGCAGCATAGTTACCAGTGACGCGTTCTCACCCGGTGCTGTCTACTGCAGCCCGAGCAGTGCTGGCGATCGCAGCTCAAACGGCAGCAGCGCCAACGAAACCAACAACCTCCTAGGAAACGAGTATCTCAACATTTACGGCATGCCCATCATAGACGGTACGTTGTTCAATTGTCTAGACGACTTTCCGACACAACTGAATTCTCACCTCGAATTCAATTGTGACCAAAAGTATAgcatttga